A single genomic interval of Arthrobacter methylotrophus harbors:
- a CDS encoding IS1096 element passenger TnpR family protein — MRGVRLTETDPPPRPIAGARRGPLEDSGGLPGYGEILDVLPDSADPNQSKCRNGSPGVPRV, encoded by the coding sequence GTGCGCGGCGTACGCCTCACCGAAACCGATCCTCCCCCGCGGCCGATCGCCGGCGCCCGCCGCGGCCCGCTTGAAGACTCGGGAGGCTTGCCGGGGTACGGGGAGATCCTGGACGTCCTCCCCGACTCCGCCGACCCGAATCAGTCGAAGTGTCGGAATGGATCGCCGGGGGTCCCCCGCGTCTAG
- the tkt gene encoding transketolase, whose protein sequence is MNPTANAVRGLLDPEAGTLDWTSEDRLAVDTARVLAADAVEKVGNGHPGTAMSLAPAAYLLFQKLMRHDPRDPAWLGRDRFILSPGHSSLTLYIQLFLSGYGLELDDLKALRTWGSLTPGHPEYKHTAGVEITTGPLGQGLASSVGFAYSQRRMRGLFDADAPAGESPFDHTIWVIASDGDLQEGVTSEASSLAGHQELGNLVVVYDENHISIEDDTDIAFTEDVLKRYEAYGWHTQRVDWTRTGEYVEDVQELYSALLAAKAETSKPSIISLRTIIGYPAPKKQNTGKIHGSALGAEEVAALKEVLGFDPARSFEVDQDVLAHARKVVERGAAVRGQWDEAFSAWQTANPEGAALLERIEAKKLPVGLDAALPVFEAGKDVSTRAASGKVLNAIGPVLPELWGGSADLAESNNTTIEGSPSFIPASRSTGAWKGNPYGRVLHFGIREHAAASIVNGISLHGRTRAFSGTFLIFSDYQKPAIRLGALMGVPSIYVWSHDSIGLGEDGPTHQPVEQLATLRAIPGLDVVRPGDANEVGVAWKTMLENHENPAGIVLTRQNIPTYARGEGAANGDTFGSPAGVAKGGYVLAEASRDGATVPAQVLLIATGSEVQLAVKAREALQGEGIAARVVSMPCVEWFNKQDAAYRESVLPAAVKARVSVEAGLALGWKEFVGDAGRSVSLEHFGASADYQRLFQEFGITAEAVAAAAKDSLAAAGN, encoded by the coding sequence GTGAATCCGACAGCAAATGCGGTGCGTGGCTTGTTAGATCCTGAGGCAGGGACCCTTGACTGGACGTCCGAGGACCGGCTTGCGGTGGATACCGCCCGGGTTTTGGCTGCTGATGCGGTGGAGAAGGTCGGTAATGGTCATCCGGGCACGGCGATGAGCTTGGCGCCGGCTGCGTATCTTCTTTTCCAGAAGTTGATGCGTCATGACCCGCGTGATCCTGCTTGGCTGGGTCGTGACCGGTTCATTCTGTCTCCGGGGCACTCGTCGTTGACTTTGTATATTCAGTTGTTTCTTTCCGGTTATGGTCTGGAGCTGGATGATCTTAAGGCGTTGCGTACGTGGGGTTCGTTGACTCCGGGGCACCCGGAATACAAGCACACCGCGGGTGTGGAGATCACTACGGGTCCGTTGGGTCAGGGTCTGGCGTCCTCGGTGGGCTTTGCGTATTCCCAGCGCCGGATGCGGGGTTTGTTCGATGCCGATGCTCCTGCCGGTGAGAGCCCGTTCGACCACACGATCTGGGTCATTGCTTCCGACGGCGACCTCCAGGAAGGCGTGACTTCGGAGGCTTCTTCCCTGGCCGGGCACCAGGAGCTGGGCAATCTTGTGGTGGTTTACGACGAGAACCACATCTCCATCGAGGACGACACCGACATCGCGTTCACCGAGGACGTGCTCAAGCGTTACGAGGCGTATGGCTGGCACACGCAGCGGGTGGACTGGACCCGGACCGGCGAATACGTCGAGGATGTCCAGGAGCTGTACTCGGCTTTGCTGGCCGCGAAGGCGGAGACTTCCAAGCCCTCGATCATTTCGCTGCGGACCATTATCGGTTACCCGGCGCCGAAGAAGCAGAACACGGGCAAGATCCACGGTTCGGCCCTGGGTGCCGAGGAAGTCGCGGCCCTGAAGGAGGTTCTGGGCTTTGACCCGGCCAGGTCCTTCGAGGTTGACCAGGACGTCCTGGCACACGCCCGTAAGGTTGTTGAGCGCGGCGCGGCTGTTCGTGGGCAGTGGGATGAGGCTTTCAGTGCGTGGCAGACCGCGAACCCCGAGGGTGCTGCGTTGCTGGAGCGGATCGAGGCTAAGAAGCTTCCGGTCGGGCTCGATGCCGCGCTGCCGGTGTTCGAAGCGGGCAAGGATGTCTCGACCCGGGCCGCGTCCGGGAAGGTCCTGAACGCGATCGGTCCGGTTCTTCCGGAGCTGTGGGGCGGTTCGGCGGACCTTGCCGAGTCCAACAACACCACGATCGAGGGTTCGCCGTCGTTCATTCCGGCTTCCCGTTCCACGGGAGCGTGGAAGGGCAACCCGTACGGGCGGGTGCTGCACTTCGGTATCCGCGAGCATGCTGCGGCCTCGATCGTGAACGGCATCTCCCTGCATGGCCGGACGCGGGCGTTCTCGGGTACGTTCCTGATCTTCTCCGATTACCAGAAGCCGGCGATCCGTCTCGGTGCCCTGATGGGTGTCCCGTCGATCTATGTGTGGTCCCATGATTCGATCGGTCTGGGCGAGGACGGCCCGACCCACCAGCCGGTGGAACAGCTCGCTACCCTGCGCGCTATTCCGGGCCTGGACGTGGTCCGTCCCGGTGACGCGAACGAGGTGGGTGTAGCGTGGAAGACCATGTTGGAGAACCACGAGAACCCGGCCGGTATCGTGTTGACCCGTCAGAACATCCCCACCTATGCCCGCGGCGAAGGAGCCGCGAACGGTGACACGTTCGGCTCCCCGGCCGGGGTCGCGAAGGGCGGGTACGTCCTGGCCGAGGCATCCAGGGATGGTGCCACGGTCCCGGCGCAGGTGCTGCTGATCGCCACGGGTTCGGAGGTCCAGCTCGCTGTGAAGGCCCGCGAAGCGCTTCAGGGCGAGGGTATCGCTGCCCGTGTTGTCTCCATGCCGTGTGTGGAGTGGTTCAACAAGCAGGACGCCGCGTACCGTGAGTCGGTGCTCCCGGCCGCTGTGAAGGCCCGTGTCTCGGTCGAGGCAGGCCTTGCCCTGGGCTGGAAGGAATTCGTCGGTGACGCCGGCCGTTCCGTCAGCCTGGAGCACTTCGGTGCCTCGGCGGACTACCAGCGCCTGTTCCAGGAGTTCGGCATCACGGCAGAAGCAGTCGCTGCCGCCGCGAAGGACTCCCTCGCCGCGGCAGGCAACTAA
- the tal gene encoding transaldolase, giving the protein MTDATPTAQLSAAGVSIWLDDLSRERLSSGSLQKLIDEKNVVGVTTNPSIFQAAITSGSDYDAVIAGLAAKGAGVEETIFEITTTDVADACDLFAPVAAATKGVDGRVSIEVDPRLAWDTEGTIAEAKELYKKVEKDNVLIKIPATLEGLQAITAVLAEGISVNVTLIFSLERYRAVINAFQSGLKLAKENGYDLSRIHSVASFFVSRVDSEIDKRLDALGTEEAKALKGKAGVANARLAYQVYEELFSTERWAVLAEAGALPQRPLWASTGVKDPAYPDTLYVTGLVAADVVNTMPEKTLDATFDHGVVTGDTITGTYEEANSVLNALEGLGISYNDVVAQLESEGLEKFVASWKELLADVEGALAAARKAD; this is encoded by the coding sequence ATGACCGATGCAACACCCACCGCACAGCTTTCCGCCGCCGGCGTGTCCATCTGGTTGGATGACCTTTCACGGGAACGTCTTTCCAGCGGTAGCCTGCAGAAGCTCATCGACGAGAAGAACGTTGTCGGTGTGACCACCAACCCGTCGATTTTCCAGGCCGCGATCACTTCCGGCAGCGACTACGACGCCGTGATCGCCGGGCTCGCCGCGAAGGGCGCCGGCGTCGAGGAGACGATCTTCGAGATCACCACCACCGATGTTGCCGATGCCTGCGATCTGTTCGCCCCGGTCGCCGCCGCGACCAAGGGCGTGGACGGCCGGGTCTCCATCGAGGTGGATCCCCGCCTGGCGTGGGACACCGAAGGCACCATCGCCGAGGCCAAGGAGCTTTACAAGAAGGTCGAGAAGGACAATGTCCTGATCAAGATCCCGGCAACCCTGGAAGGCCTCCAGGCCATCACCGCGGTCCTGGCCGAGGGCATCAGCGTCAACGTGACCCTGATCTTCTCCCTGGAACGCTACCGGGCCGTCATCAACGCTTTCCAGTCCGGCCTGAAGCTGGCGAAGGAAAACGGGTACGATCTCTCCCGGATCCACTCCGTGGCGTCCTTCTTCGTCTCCCGCGTGGATTCCGAGATCGACAAGCGCCTGGACGCCCTGGGCACCGAGGAAGCCAAGGCCCTCAAGGGCAAGGCAGGCGTGGCCAACGCCCGGCTCGCGTACCAGGTCTACGAAGAGCTGTTCTCCACCGAACGCTGGGCCGTCCTGGCCGAAGCCGGTGCGCTCCCGCAGCGTCCGCTGTGGGCCTCCACGGGTGTGAAGGACCCGGCCTACCCCGACACCCTGTACGTGACCGGGCTGGTCGCCGCCGACGTCGTGAACACCATGCCGGAAAAGACCCTCGATGCGACCTTCGATCACGGCGTGGTCACCGGGGACACCATCACGGGCACCTACGAGGAAGCAAACAGCGTCCTGAACGCACTGGAGGGCCTGGGTATTTCCTACAACGACGTCGTCGCCCAGCTGGAGTCCGAGGGCCTGGAGAAGTTCGTGGCCAGCTGGAAGGAACTCCTGGCCGACGTCGAAGGCGCCCTCGCCGCCGCCCGGAAGGCCGACTGA
- a CDS encoding aspartate aminotransferase family protein, translating to MTSPSVEASVEDRTEPDKDFGSSVELALAATNQLFNARNSPRYVAQVLQGVNAVATKVQRTARPFTGVGHAEMAARVAAVDLEQPLPDTAAALEELDELYLQDAVYFHDARYAAHLNCPVVIPALLGEAVLSAVNSSMDTWDQSVGATMIERRLIDWTAERLGFGKDADGVFTSGGSQSNVQALLIARNHAVAKLRAEIGESRLPVLLERLRIFTSLDSHFSIRKAASMLGLGFDAVIAVPTSADHRMDPCALAAALAEAHDAGLVPMAVVATAGTTDFGAVDPLAELAALAHAYDSWLHIDAAYGGGLLVSNRYRHLLEGTRLADSVTVDYHKTFFQPVSSSAVLLRVGAMMRHVTYYADYLNPESAALAEIPNQVDKSIQTTRRFDALKLWLTLRIMGADAIGALFDEAIDLAERVGFLLANDPDFELAAKPCLSTLVFRYRPVAGGSALAEGASDVLNPAIRAAIFDSGEAVVAGTTVAGRHYLKFTLLNAEATLGDIREIVELIRRTGAGLLADQAAEQARAAA from the coding sequence GTGACGTCGCCCAGTGTCGAAGCCAGTGTCGAAGACCGGACTGAACCGGACAAGGATTTCGGCTCCAGCGTGGAGCTGGCCCTTGCGGCCACCAACCAGCTTTTCAATGCCCGAAATTCGCCGAGGTACGTCGCCCAGGTGCTGCAGGGGGTCAACGCGGTCGCCACCAAGGTGCAGCGGACTGCCCGGCCGTTCACCGGCGTCGGGCATGCCGAGATGGCGGCCCGGGTGGCCGCCGTCGACCTTGAACAACCGCTGCCGGACACTGCCGCCGCCTTGGAGGAGCTCGACGAGCTCTACCTCCAAGACGCCGTCTATTTCCACGACGCCCGCTATGCCGCGCATTTGAACTGTCCGGTGGTGATCCCGGCGCTGCTTGGCGAAGCCGTGCTATCGGCAGTGAACTCCTCCATGGACACGTGGGACCAAAGCGTTGGCGCCACGATGATCGAGCGCCGCCTGATCGACTGGACCGCGGAACGGCTTGGCTTCGGCAAGGACGCCGACGGTGTGTTCACCTCGGGCGGCAGCCAGTCCAATGTCCAGGCCCTCCTGATCGCCCGCAACCATGCAGTGGCCAAGCTGCGGGCCGAAATCGGCGAGTCGCGGTTGCCGGTGCTCCTCGAGCGCCTGCGGATCTTTACTTCCCTGGACAGTCATTTCAGCATCCGGAAGGCGGCGTCGATGCTGGGCCTGGGCTTCGATGCCGTCATCGCCGTGCCGACCAGTGCGGATCATCGCATGGATCCTTGCGCCTTGGCGGCCGCCTTGGCGGAAGCGCACGACGCCGGGCTGGTGCCTATGGCTGTCGTGGCCACCGCCGGGACTACGGACTTCGGGGCTGTGGACCCGCTCGCGGAACTCGCCGCTTTGGCTCATGCCTACGATTCCTGGCTGCACATCGATGCTGCATACGGCGGGGGCTTGCTCGTCTCCAACCGTTACCGGCACCTCCTCGAGGGCACTCGCTTGGCCGACTCCGTGACGGTGGATTACCACAAGACCTTTTTCCAGCCGGTGAGCTCCAGCGCCGTGCTACTCCGCGTTGGAGCCATGATGCGGCACGTCACCTATTACGCCGACTACTTGAATCCGGAGAGCGCCGCCTTGGCTGAAATCCCCAATCAGGTGGACAAGAGCATCCAGACCACGCGTCGCTTCGACGCCCTGAAGCTTTGGCTGACTCTGCGCATCATGGGTGCTGACGCCATCGGCGCGCTCTTCGACGAAGCGATCGACCTGGCAGAACGCGTCGGATTCCTGCTGGCTAACGATCCGGACTTCGAGCTTGCTGCGAAACCGTGTTTGAGCACCCTTGTTTTCCGCTACCGCCCCGTCGCCGGGGGAAGCGCCCTCGCCGAGGGCGCCAGCGACGTCCTCAACCCCGCCATTCGAGCCGCGATCTTCGACTCCGGAGAGGCCGTCGTCGCCGGAACCACGGTGGCTGGCCGCCACTATTTGAAGTTCACCCTGCTCAATGCCGAGGCGACCCTCGGTGATATTCGGGAAATCGTCGAGCTCATCCGGCGGACAGGCGCAGGCCTGCTCGCGGATCAGGCGGCCGAGCAGGCGCGGGCCGCGGCATGA
- a CDS encoding type II toxin-antitoxin system RelE/ParE family toxin, whose amino-acid sequence MELLAETPRPPEVKKLSGSSGDWCVRTGDYRIIDEIRDAQLIVLVLAMGPRRDI is encoded by the coding sequence ATGGAGCTCCTTGCCGAAACGCCACGTCCGCCGGAAGTAAAGAAACTCTCCGGCAGCAGCGGTGACTGGTGTGTCCGCACCGGAGATTACCGGATCATCGATGAGATCCGGGACGCCCAACTGATCGTCCTGGTGCTCGCCATGGGACCTCGGCGGGACATCTAG